The DNA region ACTCGGTGCCGGTGCAGGCCGCGTTGGACGACGCGCTGGCCGCAGGTGACCCGACGGCGCTGTTGGGGCTGCCGTCGTCGATCGTCGGCCGCGCGGCCTACCAGGCGCTGGCCGGACTGGCCGAGAGCGGCCCGGGTACGGCGGTCGAGTTCTACCGCGGCGCACCGTACGGGGTCGGCTACTTCGTCGGCGTCTGGACGCCATGACACTGCGACCGCTGGTCATTCTGGGTCCGACCGGGACCGGCAAGTCCGAGCTGGCGCTGGCCGTCGCCGAGCGTGTCGCCGTCCCGGTCGAGGTCGTCAACGCCGACGCCATGCAGCTGTACCGGGGCATGGACATCGGCACCGCGAAGTTGGCCTTCGACCAGCGGCGCGGCGTGCCGCATCATCAGCTCGACGTGCTCGACGTCACCGAGACGGCCAGCGTGGCCCGCTATCAGCAGGCCGCAGCTGCCGACGTCGAGGACATTCTGGCCCGTGGCGCATTGCCGATCGTGGTGGGCGGCTCCATGCTCTACGTCCAATCGCTGCTCGACGACTGGGCCTTTCCGGCCACCGACCCGGCCGTCCGGGCCCGGTGGGAAGCGCGGCTGGCCGAGGTCGGCGTCGCCGAACTGCACCGCGAACTCCACCTGGTCGATCCGGCCGCAGCCGCCTCGATCCTGCCGACCGACGGCCGGCGCATCGTGCGCGCGCTGGAAGTGGTGGAGTTGACCGGCCAACCGTTCGCCGCGTCGGCCCCTCGGATCGGTTCACCCAGGTGGGGCGCCGTCATCATCGGATTGGATTGGCCGACAGAGGTTCTCGACCAGCGGTTGGCCCGGCGCACCGACACCATGTTCGCCGAAGGGCTGGTCGAGGAGGTGCTCGCGTTGCTGCGTCGGGGACTGCGCGACGGTGTCACTGCGGCCCGTGCGTTGGGCTACGCACAGGTGATCGCAGACCTCGACGCGGGCGGTGACGGCAGCGGTGCCCGCGAACCGACGTTCGTGGGCACCCGCCGCTACGTGCGACGGCAGCGGTCCTGGTTCCGGCGCGACCCCCGCGTCACCTGGCTCGACGCCGGGGTAACCGGGGGATCGCAGCGACTTGCCGACGCCGCGGTAAGGCGCTGGAGCGACGTATCCTGACCAGATGAGGTTCGCCAAGGGGCACGGTACGCAGAACGACTTCGTCGTACTGCCCGACCTCGCGTGCGCGCTGGACCTGGCCCCGTCGGCGGTGACCGCACTGTGTGACCGTAGGCGCGGATTGGGCGCCGATGGTGTGCTGCGGGTGACCACCGCCGGGGCCGCGCTGGCCGCCGGAGTCTTCGACCGGCTGCCCGAAGGGGTCGCCGAGGACGACTGGTTCATGGACTATCGCAATGCCGACGGGTCCATCGCGCAGATGTGCGGCAACGGGGTGCGGGTGTTCGCGCACTACCTGTTCACCAGTGGCCTGGAGCCGCGCCGCGAGTTCGTCGTGGGGTCGCTGGCCGGGCCCCGCCCGGTCGTGCTGCACCAAGCCGACGGCTTGGCCGCCGACGTGACCGTCGAGATGGGTAAGGCCAACACCGTCGGCTCCGGGTTCGCCGTGGTGGGCGGGCGACGCTTCGCGGGCCTTGCCATCGACGTCGGCAATCCCCACCTGGCATGCGTCGACCCGACGCTGACCGCCCAGGATTTGGCCGCCCTCGACGTCGGCGCTGCGGTGCAGTTCGACCGTGAGCAGTTCCCGGACGGGGTCAACATCGAGATTCTGACCGCCCCGGCTCAGTCAAGGGTGTCGATGCGGGTGCACGAGCGGGGGGTGGGCGAGACGCGTTCGTGCGGAACCGGCACCGTCGCCGCAGCGGTGGCCGCGCTCGCCCACGTCCAGGCTCAAACCGGTCATTTGCGGGTACTCGTTCCCGGCGGGGAGGTGCAGGTCACTGTGACCGAGGCCAGCAGTTTCCTGCGGGGTCCCTCGGAATTGGTGGCCCAGGGAGAACTCGCACAGCAATGGTGGAGGACGCACGGTGCGCGACCGTCCCGCTCGTGAAGGAACTGCCGGCGCGACCGGCACGTTAATTGAGGTGCATGAAAAGTGATCTCCGTGCGAATCTCTATTCGCCTATGACATATCCCGAATCCCGCGAGACCCCGAGCGCCGGTGAACTGGCCCTCGATGACCGGACCGCACTACGCCGTGTCGCCGGGTTGTCCACCGAGTTGGCCGACATCTCCGAGGTCGAGTACCGCCAGCTGCGCCTCGAACGGGTGGTGCTGGTCGGTGTGTGGACAGACGGCACCGCTGCCGATGCCGACGCCAGCCTGGCAGAGCTTGCCGCGCTGGCCGAGACTGCGGGCTCAGAAGTGCTCGAAGGCGTCATCCAACGTCGCGACAAGCCCGATCCGGCCACCTACATCGGGTCCGGGAAGGCTGTCGAGCTGCGCGAGGTGGTGCTGGCGTCGGGCGCCGACACCGTGATCTGTGACGGCGAGCTCAGCCCTGCTCAGCTCAACGCGCTGGAGAAGGTGGTCAAGGTCAAGGTGATCGACCGCACCGCGCTGATCCTCGACATCTTCGCCCAGCACGCCACCAGCCGGGAAGGCAAGGCCCAGGTCTCGCTGGCGCAGATGGAATACATGTTGCCGCGACTGCGCGGGTGGGGTGAGTCCATGTCCCGCCAGGCCGGTGGCCGAGCCGGTGGAGCCGGAGGCGGCGTGGGGACCCGCGGGCCCGGTGAGACCAAGATCGAGACCGACCGCCGCCGCATCCGTGAGCGGATGGCCAAGCTGCGCCGCGAGATCAAGGACATGAAGAAGATCCGCGACACCCAACGCAGCGGGCGTCGGCGCAGCGATGTCCCGTCGGTGGCCATCGTCGGCTACACCAACGCCGGCAAGTCCAGTCTGCTCAATGCTCTCACCGGAGCCGGCGTCCTGGTCGAGAACGCATTGTTCGCGACGCTCGAACCCACAACGCGGCGCGGGGAATTCGACGACGGAAGGCCGTTCGTACTGACCGACACGGTTGGCTTCGTGCGTCACTTGCCCACCCAGCTGGTCGAGGCGTTCCGGTCGACGTTGGAGGAAGTCGTCGACGCCGACCTGCTGGTGCACGTCGTCGACGGCTCCGATGCCAATCCACTGGCCCAGATCAATGCTGTGCGCCAAGTGGTCAATGAGGTCGTCGCCGAATACGGCATCGCTTCGCCGCCGGAGTTGTTGGTGGTCAACAAGATCGATGCTTCCGACGAGCTGACGCTGGCACACCTGCGGCGTGCGTTGCCGGGTGCGGTCTTCGTCTCGGCGCACACCGGAGAAGGTCTGCAGCGGTTGCGGTCACGGATGGCCGAACTGATAGAGCCCACCGACACCGCCGTCGACGTCACTATCCCGTATGACCGCGGGGATCTGGTGGCGCGGGTACACGCCGACGGACGCATCGATGCCACCGAGCACACCGAGCAGGGCACCCGCATCAAAGCCCGGGTGCCGGTGGCGTTGGCCGCTGGATTGAGTGTCTTCGCCACACATTGACCAGCCCGAATGTGCCGGTCCGGTCTGACTGGGCTAGCATGGGTGAGCGTCGGCTGCGGAGAACTCGACAAGAGCCCGCATCACGAGGCCGACCATGACCATCGACTACGGCACCGTCCACTCTCGTGGACAACGCCACTGTGTGCGCATCACCGCTGGACTCTTCGTCGCGGCTGCTCGGGCACACATCGCCCGAAACGGCCCTGACTAGAGAGATTCACCATGACCACATCGTCCTTTGCCGATCTCGGCGTGCCCGCGACCTTGGTGGCGGCGCTGACCGCGCGCGGCATCACCGAGCCATTTCCGATCCAGACCGCAACCCTGCCTGACGCACTGGCCGGCCGCGACGTGCTGGGCCGCGGAAAGACCGGAAGCGGTAAGACTTTCGCGTTCGCCTTGCCCCTTGCGGCCGCGCTGACCGGCCGTCGCCGCCAAACCGCCCGCCCATCGGGTCTGGTGCTCGCGCCCACCCGCGAGCTGGCCACCCAGATCACGGCCACCCTGGAGCCGTTGGCACAGGCGTGTGGCTTGCGGGTCACCACCATCTACGGCGGGGTCTCCCAGAATCGCCAGGTGGCCGCGCTGCGGTCCGGTGTCGACATCGTGGTGGCCTGCCCCGGACGTCTCGAAGATTTGATGCGCCAGAAGGTGATCAGCCTCGACGCCGTCGCGGTGACGGTGCTCGACGAGGCCGATCACATGGCCGACCTCGGCTTCTTGCCCGGCGTGACCCGAATCCTGGCAGCGACACCCGCAGACGGCCAGCGCCTGCTGTTCTCGGCAACATTGGACAACGGAGTCGACAAGCTGGTCCGGCGGTTCCTACACGACCCCGTGCTGCACTCGGTCGACGAGGTCGACGAAGCACCCGTGCAGATGACCCACCACGTGTTCCACGTCGGAGGAGCGCAGGAGAAGAAGGCGCTGGTGCACCGGCTGGCGTCCGGCACCGGGCGACGAATCCTGTTCATGCGCACCAAACATCAAGCGCGCAAACTGGCCAAGCAGCTCACCGAAGCCGGCGTTCCGTCAGTTGATCTGCACGGCAACCTTTCTCAGCCCGCCCGGGAACGCAATCTGGCGGCCTTCGCCGACGGCTCGGCGCGGGTTCTGGTGGCCACCGACATCGCGGCCCGCGGAGTGCACGTTGACGGTGTCGAGTTGGTCGTCCACGTCGACCCGCCGATGGAGCACAAGGCCTACCTGCACCGCTCGGGCCGCACCGCGCGCGCGGGCAGCGACGGAGACGTCGTCACCGTGGTGCTGCCTGAACAGCGTCGCGACACCCAGCAGTTGCTCAAGCGCGCGGGCATCACCGTGCGTCCCCAAGATGTCGATGCCGAGTCTGCCGAAGTTCAGGAACTCGTTGGCGAGATCGCACCCCGGCGCGCACCGCAACCGGTAGCCCGGACGGTCGAGCATCGCCGTCCGGCGAACCAGTCGGGGCGTCCGGCCAGCCAGTCGGGACGTCCGCGCAGGCGCAGGCCCCGACGTCCGGCTCAGCGCGCCACCACCACCGGAGGTTGATGTGCCCGCACCGGTGGCGGGTCGGCGGTGAACTTCTCGACCTGCACCAGTGCATGAGCGCCACTACAACCCTGCGCCAGCGATGAGGTGCCCACGTCGTCGGTGAGCATGTTCGGGTTTCCGTGCACACACATCGTGTCCGGATCGGTCGGGTCCAGTGGATCGAACCAGGCGCCGGTGGCCAGCTGGACAACCCGAGGACGCACGGCGTCGTCGGTCACCAGCCCGGCCAGGCACGCGCCGCGATCGTTGAACACCCGGACCACGTCACCGTCGGCCAGTCCGCGAGCTGCGGCGTCGACCGGATTCATTCGGATCGGTTCGCGGCCGGCGACTTTCGATCGCCGGCTGGTCGCACCCGCGTCGAGCTGACTGTGCAGACGGGAGGCCGGTTGGTTGGCCAGCAGATGCAGCGGGTGCCGGGTCGCCATCGGGTCGCCGAGCCATTCGGTCGGCTCGAACCATGTCGGATGTCCGGCGCAGTCGGGGTAGCCCAACCGGTCGATGTCTGAGGAGAAGATTTCGATCCGCCCGCTCGGTGTGTCCAGACGATGCTTCTGCGGATCGCGGCGAAAGTCGGCCAGCAGCGTCAACCCGGGTTCGGTGGGTAGTCGCAGATGTCCGGCCGTCCAGAAATCCTCGAACGTGGGCACATCGAAATCCAGTGTCTGTGACCAGGTTTGGTACAGGTGCGCCAGCCACTGCGCCGAGGTGCGACCTTCGGTGAACATCTCACCCGCACCGAGCGCGCTT from Mycobacterium sp. SMC-4 includes:
- the dapF gene encoding diaminopimelate epimerase — translated: MRFAKGHGTQNDFVVLPDLACALDLAPSAVTALCDRRRGLGADGVLRVTTAGAALAAGVFDRLPEGVAEDDWFMDYRNADGSIAQMCGNGVRVFAHYLFTSGLEPRREFVVGSLAGPRPVVLHQADGLAADVTVEMGKANTVGSGFAVVGGRRFAGLAIDVGNPHLACVDPTLTAQDLAALDVGAAVQFDREQFPDGVNIEILTAPAQSRVSMRVHERGVGETRSCGTGTVAAAVAALAHVQAQTGHLRVLVPGGEVQVTVTEASSFLRGPSELVAQGELAQQWWRTHGARPSRS
- the hflX gene encoding GTPase HflX, whose amino-acid sequence is MTYPESRETPSAGELALDDRTALRRVAGLSTELADISEVEYRQLRLERVVLVGVWTDGTAADADASLAELAALAETAGSEVLEGVIQRRDKPDPATYIGSGKAVELREVVLASGADTVICDGELSPAQLNALEKVVKVKVIDRTALILDIFAQHATSREGKAQVSLAQMEYMLPRLRGWGESMSRQAGGRAGGAGGGVGTRGPGETKIETDRRRIRERMAKLRREIKDMKKIRDTQRSGRRRSDVPSVAIVGYTNAGKSSLLNALTGAGVLVENALFATLEPTTRRGEFDDGRPFVLTDTVGFVRHLPTQLVEAFRSTLEEVVDADLLVHVVDGSDANPLAQINAVRQVVNEVVAEYGIASPPELLVVNKIDASDELTLAHLRRALPGAVFVSAHTGEGLQRLRSRMAELIEPTDTAVDVTIPYDRGDLVARVHADGRIDATEHTEQGTRIKARVPVALAAGLSVFATH
- the miaA gene encoding tRNA (adenosine(37)-N6)-dimethylallyltransferase MiaA, with amino-acid sequence MRPLVILGPTGTGKSELALAVAERVAVPVEVVNADAMQLYRGMDIGTAKLAFDQRRGVPHHQLDVLDVTETASVARYQQAAAADVEDILARGALPIVVGGSMLYVQSLLDDWAFPATDPAVRARWEARLAEVGVAELHRELHLVDPAAAASILPTDGRRIVRALEVVELTGQPFAASAPRIGSPRWGAVIIGLDWPTEVLDQRLARRTDTMFAEGLVEEVLALLRRGLRDGVTAARALGYAQVIADLDAGGDGSGAREPTFVGTRRYVRRQRSWFRRDPRVTWLDAGVTGGSQRLADAAVRRWSDVS
- a CDS encoding DEAD/DEAH box helicase, which gives rise to MTTSSFADLGVPATLVAALTARGITEPFPIQTATLPDALAGRDVLGRGKTGSGKTFAFALPLAAALTGRRRQTARPSGLVLAPTRELATQITATLEPLAQACGLRVTTIYGGVSQNRQVAALRSGVDIVVACPGRLEDLMRQKVISLDAVAVTVLDEADHMADLGFLPGVTRILAATPADGQRLLFSATLDNGVDKLVRRFLHDPVLHSVDEVDEAPVQMTHHVFHVGGAQEKKALVHRLASGTGRRILFMRTKHQARKLAKQLTEAGVPSVDLHGNLSQPARERNLAAFADGSARVLVATDIAARGVHVDGVELVVHVDPPMEHKAYLHRSGRTARAGSDGDVVTVVLPEQRRDTQQLLKRAGITVRPQDVDAESAEVQELVGEIAPRRAPQPVARTVEHRRPANQSGRPASQSGRPRRRRPRRPAQRATTTGG